TAAACGCGAGCAATATAGTAACTTTTTCTATAAAGAAGCAACTTTAAATCCCACGAATCAACGCGATAAAGCTGACGCTTTTGAAACCGCTGTGGTTGAAAGATTTCGGAAACAATCAGGAATCCAAGAAGTAACAGGATTTCGTTCCCTTCCGAGTGGAGAAATCTTTTATGTCGCTCGCCCCTTGGTAATTTCTGACCAAAGCTGCCTACGCTGCCACAGCACTCCCGAACAGGCTCCTAAAAGTCAAATTGCTACTTACGGTCGTGACAACGGTTTTGGTTGGAAACTCAATGAAATTATTGGTGCAAAAGTCATATCAGTCCCCGCCAGTGCCGTGTTTAATGAAGCTCGGCATTTGCAAGTCTTGGTCATCGGCAGCCTCAGTGTTTTCTTTCTGCTAGCCATGATTATTATTAATCTATTTCTCAAATTTGCGGTTACTAATCCCCTGAAGCGGATGGCTCACTTGTCGAAACAAGTCAGTACTGGTGACATGAAGGGCGAATTTGAACACCCAGCTCATGATGAAATTGGGATATTAGCCGCCTCTCTGAATCGGATGAAAGTCAGCTTGGAAATGGCGATGAATATGTTGAATACAGAAATACAAGAGTGAGGGGATAACCGCTGGGTAACCGCTTGCCCTGACCTTCAGTTTCAGGTTAGTAATCGGCGCTGAAACTCTTGGGAATGCTTCGAGTTGGGAATTTTTTTAGCTAACGCTTCTACTAATTGATTGGCCGACAGCCCGGGATTTTGAGCCAGTGTGCGCCGACAGATAATTGCCGCCATAGGGCCAATATATTCCGCGAGTTCCTGTTGACAATAACGGATAAAATTAGGGTCGAGTGCGGGCGCTGTCGTAGGAATTGATGAGTGACTCGGATTGGCAGTCGGCGGGGGTACTGGGGGGATTTCGGGTTGTGGGGTTAGGGGTGACTTGGGGGCAGAGGGTGACGAAGGTCTATAGGGTCTGAGTTCTTCGGTCTGCTGTGCTAATGGCTGTACAGGGAGCGTCTGTTGGAAGTAAATCTGAGGTATAGCCTTGGGCAAAGAATTTTGGGGGATATAGCTATCGCTGCTAATCTGTTCGAGTTGTTGCAAAATCTCGGCGGCTGTTTGAGGACGCTGATGGGGGAAACGTGCCATCATCCGATCCAAAAGGTCTGCGAGTTGGGGAGAAGCTAAGGAAGTCGCGTCACGCCAGCGCAGCTCGTCGGTATAGGAGTCATACAATTTACTAGGGTCTTTGCCACTCAGCAGATAAATAAACGTGCGCCCCAAAGCAAAGAAATCCGATTGGGGTACGGCTTGACCGTTGAATTGCTCTGGGGGTGTATAACCGGCGGAAATCACTCCCGTAACCTCACCTGTGGCTTGTTTGGTGACATAGGTCTCCGTAACTTCCCGTGCCGTACCAAAATCAATTAATACAAGATGTCCATCGGATCGGAGCATGATGTTGGAGGGCTTGATATCCCGATGGAAAAAGTGTTGACTGTGTACCTCCTGTAGGATTGTGAGCAGTTGGATCAGCCATTGACGTGCTAATTTATGATCGATGGGGCTGCCCCGCTGTTGGATATATTGCTCTAAATTCAACCCCTCAATCTTTTCCATGACCAGACAGTGCAATGGCTCTGATCGGTTTCGAGGCAAGAAGACAAAGTAGGCATTGGGTTCTACTCTGGGAATGCCAGGATGATTGAGTCGCGCTAGGACTTGAGCTTCTCGTTGGAAGAGTTCGACATACTTGGGATGATTATTGCTCAGGACTTTCAAGACTTGAACAGGGCCAGAGCGATCGCTCACTTCATAGGTTTTCCCGAAGCCGCCACTTCCTAGCTGGCGCATCACCCGATAGCGACCTTCCAACAATAACTCAGAGCTACAGGTCTGACAGAACAGTTGGGTGTCGCGATTGTCGGTATTTGAGCAGCTAGGATTGATGCAAAGGCTCATCCGGATTAGCGAGTAGTGAACTGGGGGATTTAAGCGTCTTCTTCTATGGCTTTGCCTCCCCAACTCTTTTTACCAAGAGCAAGCGCTGGTTCGGGATAAGCACAATCTCTTTCCCTGAACATGGGGGAAGGTAGGAATTCACTGGTTCCAATCCTATGGTAGTGGATTGCCATCGGGGAGTTGAGGGGTCTAGATTAGAATGTTCTGACTCCCTAAACATTCCACTGGACGCGATAGAGCTGAAGCGGATGATCTTTGCCCTTGACCCACACGGGGGGCATTTTTTCAATCGCTACATTGGGGTCATTGAGCTGATCTAGGGTGCTTTGGGAAATCATAATCTCCCCTTCCTGCGCGGCGCTACAGATTCGGCTCGTGACATTGGTGGTATCGCCAATGGTGGCGTATTGAATCAGATTCTGGGAGCCAATATTTCCCGCAGCAACTTTGCCGGTATTGAGTCCAATATGGATTTGAATATCGATACCGTGTCGCTGTTGCCATTGGTCGTGCAGGCGCAAAACCGCTTTTTGCATGGCGATCGCCGCATGAACCGCACGCCGCGCATCATCCGGTTGTCGATAGGGAGCGCCCCAAACAGCCAGTAGAGCATCTCCAATATATTTCTCCAAGGTGCCTTCGTATTGAAATACAATGTCTTCGACCATCACCTCGAAGTATTCATTGAGCATTTCAATGATTTGGCGCGGCTCCATGGTGGAGGACATAGCTGTAAAGCCGCTAATGTCTGCAAACAGCGCGGTTACCTCCGTATCCACAATCTCCAAGTTCCCTTCTTCCTTGAGCTTTTTACTCACGGCTTGAGGGAAGAAACGCTCTAGTTTCGTCCGCACGATCGCTTCCGATTGCATCTTCTTGTTGAGTTCTGTATTTTCAATCGCGATCGCTGCTTGGTTAGCCAGCGCCGTCAGGAACTCCAAATCTTCCTGGGAATAGATATCCGCCATGGAAAGATTGTCGGTATAGAGTACCCCAATCACCGTATCTCGCGGTTTCAAGGGTACACACATCGAAGCCTGGATCGCTTGGTTGAGCACAGACAACGACTCACTAAACCGCTGATCTTGGCGGGCATCCGAAATTAAAACCGAATCCCCATTTTGCTGAACGAAATTGGTAATCGTTGTGCTATAAAACTGGTCATCCGTTGGCACTCCAATTCGGAACTTAACCGCTTTTTGCTCAAGCTGTCCGGTTTCCTCATTCACCAGTAAAATCACAGCTCGGTCAACATTCATAATCTCGAACAATAGGTCGAGAATTTTCTCAAATAGCCTTTCATTCTCTTCAGGAGAAGAAAGTTGTTTGCTCACTTCCAATAAAATTTTCAGCTTATCTACAGCCCGTTGAGTCGCATCCTCTTGTCGTAACTTGAGGACTGAGCGCTGATATTTTGAACTCTCTTGCTGGAGTAATTCCTGCATCTCGACACGAGTTTGTTCCGGTGAAAACCGTCTCAAAATCGAGAGGTTTGCGGTTTCATCCTTTAAGGGAGCCGATGCCTGATGTTTCTCAATGGAATGGACAAATTTAAACAATACACTCCCACAGCGAACTAAATCTCCATTCCTGAGTTGACATTGGTCAATTTCCCGCTCATTCACATAGGTTTTATTCAGGCTGCCCAAATCCTTCATCATCACACCCTGATCATTAATGATGAGCTGAGCATGGTGACGGGAAAGACTTTTATGAAGCAAGATGATGGTGTTACTGATCTCACGCCCGATCGTGTTTAAACCAAACTGTAATTCATGAACTTTTTGGTCAGGATTCTCTGGATTTTGGATTAAGTACGGCACGCTCTCATCTCCCTCAGCGCTCATCAGTGGTCAATGCTTAGTCGTTAGTGGCAAAAACAACTGATCCTTAACTTCCAAGCATATAGGTTTTTCGGGGTCTTCCTCCCTTAATCAGGGAAGATGGGTTACTGTTTATTGAACCTTTGTCTGACTCCTTCAGTCTAAAGGAGTCAGCAAACCAACTGGTGAGGGAGAACCACAGGTGTCAGTAATACCTGCCGAGGCGTCAAGCAATGACCCTACTGCTCAAGAAGCTGAAACCGACATCGACTTGGTGCTACAGTGCCAACAGGGAAACCAACAAAGTTTCCGCCAACTGTATCGGCGCTATTGTGCGCGAGTGCGGTCAACCCTCTACCAACTCTGTGGTGGTGAGGCTCTCGATGATTTAGTCCAAGAGGTTTTCCTCCGTGCCTGGAAAGGCTTACCCCAGCTACGGCAGGCGTCCCAATTTTCGACCTGGCTTTATCGGATCTGCTGGAATGTGGCATCTGATCAACGGCGGCAATTTGCCCAAGAGCGTTCTTTTAACTCCAAACTCAAAAGTGATAGAGAGCGATTGTCTCCTAGCGACTCGAAACACTCTCAAGCGCCTGACTTGATGGAACTGCACTATCAAGACATCATACAGAGGGGACTGCAACAGTTGAGTTTTGAGCATCGTGCTGTACTGGTGTTGCATGACTTAGAGGATTTGCCACAAAAGGAGGTGGCGCAAATTTTGGGCATCGCTGTGGGAACCGTGAAGTCTCGTCTTTTTCATGCCCGAACATCCCTGAGGAAATATATCCAGCAACAAGGAGAGATGCTATGACTCCGTTACCGCCCGAAGACCGAGAATGGCAAGAGTTTCTGCATAAACATCGTCCCATACCTCCACCTGCCCAATTTGACTTGGAAGATCAACTGATGAAGGCGGTGGAAAAGTCTCCCCAGCCTAGTATTAATCAGCGGCTTTTGCCTTGGCCGCCAGCGCTGATTGCCGGTTTAGTGATGCTGTTAAGTGGTTATCGCCTATTGATTGCCGCACCAGAGTCCTCTCGCGCCAATGTGGAAACATTCCTACAAGACAACTGGAATGAAGTAGTGGGCGATACATCCCCCCAGTTACAGACTCATGATGTTGTACAAGTCAATTGGCAGTTAGAGACGAATGGGGCACGGTGAGCTTTCTAGACATAGAAAATCAGGAAGCATGAAACTCTACACTTCATCCTTCACACGGCGCTAACGCACTGCTTCGCTAACATACTTCATAGTTGATACGTCATTAACATGTGGTTACATCGTGTATCTGTGTCGTTCGTGCTGCTGCTTGCGCTGGGAAGTGCGATCGCCTTGAGCAAACCCAACACCGCATTCCCCCATCTCGTCGGACAAAACTTAGGAGGGCAAAAGGGTGGGGCGCAGGGGGAGTTCCGGTTGATGGAACAACTCAACCTGACTTCGGTGCAAAAGCAAAAGCTAAAAGCGATTTACTCCCAGTACAAAGATCGAATATCGCAACACAAACAGGCTGTACGTCAATCGACCCAAGAGTTGCGTCAACTCATGGTCAGTACGGCTTCAACTGACGAAGTTCGGGCTAAATATCAGCAAGTGGAATTGATGCGCCACCAGTTAGAAGCCGCCAGCTTTGAAAGTATGCTCGCCATGCGAGAGGTGTTAACCCCCACTCAACGAACCCAGTTTGCTCAACTGATGGAACAACAGGGGAAATTAGCCGACAATCGGATGGTTCTGCCCAGAGGGTATTAATGAATGAAGTTCGTCTACCTTCACGGTTTTGCTTCAACGCCTGAGTCAGCGAAAGCCTTGTATCTGCGCGAAGCCTTCGCTGCCTGTAAGATTTCCCTGGAAGTGCCTGACCTCAACCAGGGTGACTTTTCCCACTTGACGATCGCCCGCCAGATCACTCAAGTCGAGTCTCTATTTCCCTGTGATGGGACACCCGTCACGTTAATCGGGTCTAGTTTGGGGGGTCTAACATCCGCTTGGTTAGCCGAAAAGCACTCCCAAGTTCAGCGACTTGTCTTACTGGCTCCAGCCTTTGGATTTCTCGATCATTGGTTGCCGCAACTGCAAGCAGAACAGCTTCGTCAGTGGCAGACATCGGGATATTTGCCGATTTATCACTACGGAGAACAGCGATCGCTTCCCCTCCATTACCAGTTTATTGAAAACGCCAGCCAGTACCGAGAAACGCAACTTTCGCGACCTGTACCCACCCTAATTTTGCATGGACGGCAGGATGAGGTGATACCCTTAGCGGCAAGTCAAGCTTATGCAAATGTGCGTCCTTGGGTACAACTAAGGGAACTGGATAGCGACCACGGATTAAGGGATGTCATGCCGCAAATTTGGCAGGCTATTCAGGTTTTTTGCAAGCTTAAAATCGAGATTGAATGATAAGTGAGTGATAGAACCTGCACTTGCATATCGAAGGCATTCATAAAAGCATAAGAGCCTTCTATCCTCTGCCTTTCTTGAGCAGCCTTAAAATCCGCTGACAAGCTACTGATTAGCCAAGGAAGAAACACGAAGAAAATGCAGGCTAAAATTTAGATTAAGAATCTGACAAAATAGCGATGGAATCAACTACTATACACGCGCTCAAAGAATGGGCTGTTGCCGTTGATGCCTTAGAAAAAGGCAACATGATCATGCTGCTACGCAAAGGGGGCATTAAGGAAGAGGGGAACCGTTTCAGTGTCACTCACAATCAGATTTTGCTCTACCCTACCTATGAGCATCAACAGCCTAACTTGCTGAAACCAGAGTACGCGGCTCAAGTCACACCTGTAACGTCAGGTTGGCATCCGGAAACCGTTCAAATTAGTAGCTGGGCTGAGATGACTGATATTTTGCTGGTGAGTGACGAAAAAGCGGTTGTCAGGCTGTTACCCTATCACATCTGGAATGAGCAATTTGTCAGCGATCGCCTCCGCTGGAAACCCCGTCAGTCCCTGTTTATCCTTTTGTTACGAACTTACCGACTCCCTCAACCCCAATCGATTGGTTATCGTCCTGAATACGGGGGCTGTCGCTCATGGATTGACCTAACTGAAGCGATTAATTTAGAGGGTATTGTGCCTGTTTTGGATGATACAACCTACACCGCTCAGGTGACCCAAATTCGTAAGGTACTCACAATATAAGGATATTTCTATCTAACTCAAAATCCTCTATCGTCCTGAACATCAAACGTCCCATTTTTTATAGCTTTCTATAAATAGCCATAAAGCTTAAGTTCTGCTTGAGCAATTCTTTCGGCTTCTTCAATTTCTTTAGGAGCACGTCTTTTATGGATGCCAATCGACTGGGGATGAGCCTTTTTGATTTGTTTTTCCAGTTGTCGATTCATTTTGGCTCCAAAGTGGGTAGCAATTAGCTCTCCACAGGTGAGGCTATCGCTCATTATATCTTCATATTTTACCAATAGTACTCGGCCTGTCTGTACAACCTCAGGCTGAGAAAAGAAGTTGTGACACCGTCCCACCATCTCCTTCCACATCCAGATGGCTCTGACATAAGGGGTGCTGCCCAGAAATTCTTCTTCTCGCCCCTCCTCAACCCACCAAGGAACATAACGTGTATCATATTTACGACCGATGGGCATTTCGGAGGTATTGAGAGCCATTAACTTTTCATCGGTCAGTACATCATAGGTTCTAACTAAGGAATCGGCACAATCTCGACCATCTCGGTAGAGGTGAAGAATACGACAATCGGGTAGCGCACGATATGTAAATTCTGGGGCAAAGCTGAGAAAAGGTTCTTTATAAACGATGCGTTCAACGACTCGTTTACGTTGCAAAGTTTGAAAAAGTTCTTGGCTACTCATATAGCCTTTGAGCCATTGATGCAAGCCTGAAAATCGCGAATAGGGAATACCCGAATCAAGATAATTTTGAAAGGAAGCTTCAAGTTCAAAAGCTAGGACATTATAGATATAGTCCGGTAAGGAATAGTTGACCAGATGGGGAATTGAAACGGGAATCAGGAGACCAGAAATACATTCTGAATTCGCTAAAGCTCTGAGTGCCGTCATTAAAAATGTCGTTCCTGAACGAGGGCATCCCAGAACGATGCAATATTTTACTTTCATGTTTAATTTAGGGTTAAAACAGCTAAGTTGAACTTAGCGCTACTTCTCCCAAAAGACAGTTTTACTCTTAAAATATAACTGTTTTAAAAAGATTTACATCAAAACATTGATTTTTTTTATAAAATCAACCCTAAAGTTAGAAATTAGTAAAACAATCGGCGGTAACTCAGGCGATATTGCAGATTGGTTTGTCGCATTCCTATTGCTTTAGCTGGAACCCCAGCAACAATGGTGAAGGGGGGAACACTTTTAGTCACAACGGCACCTGCTGCCACAGCACAGCCTTTACCTAAAGTGACTCCCGGTAAAATCATGGCGCGTGTGCCAATAAAAACGTAATCTTCAATAGTTACTGGACGAATACGACCTGTAAAATCACAAGTTTGCAAGTCATGATCGGCTGTTAAAATGCATACTTCGGAGGAAATAGATACATTATCCCCAATCGTAATAGTACCCCGATTATCCAATCGACAATTCTGATTGATCACGCTGTTCTTGCCCAGCTTCAAGTTTTTTTGGGCATCAAATTTTGTTCCCATCAAAATAACGCTATCTAAACCAATCTCGAAACGAAGTAATCCTCGATAGAAACCTAAACGAATAAAATGGAAAGGGATATGATTGACGAGATGATTAGTAAGGTATAAAAGGCTTTCTGATAAAAAAAGTTTGCTTCTGTCTATCCAAAGCTTTTTAGTCAGGTTCAACATCATCTCACTCTATTTTTTAGAGGAAAATCGATGTAATAGATAGGGAACGCCCAGCAGAACTGGCTCTCTAATCAATTCAGAACTGAGTTTTAATCTATCTAATATAGTTTTATTATCTTTTAAGTGATAATTTCGGTTTTCTGAGTTGAATAAACGTTTCCATTCCCTGTTGGCCTCCTCTTTGCCGATGTGAGTCATCGTGAAACTCTTATGTTCAGAATGACAACGAAAATAACCTAAATAATCGTTGAGCTTAAGAAATTTGCCCTGTTTATAGAGGCGACCAAAAAATTCTAAATCAATAGCAAACTGAAGACTAGCATTCAGAAGTCCACTTTGTGCCATGGCAGAGCGTCGCCAGAATGCTGTTTCGGAGCAGACGTTATACACAAGGGTTTTGGGGTCAAAGGGGGGTAGACAACACCAACCCGTTACCTGACCCAAATCATTGATTAAAATTCTATTTCCATGAACAACAATATAATCGGGATGATGATGAAAGGCTTTTAAAATTTTGTGAAATGTTTCTCTGACATAGACATCATCGCTATTAATCCATCCCAAAATTTCACCGCTACTTTTTTCTAAACCTTGATTAATGGCATCCGCTTGACCTCTATCTTTTTGAGAGTGCCAGTAAAATAAATACTTCTCATATTTTTTAATAATTTCAACCGAACCATCGGTACTGCCACCATCAATGAGAATATATTCTAGATTAGGATAACCTTGTAGTAAAACCGAGCGAATGGTTGCCTCAAGAAAGTTTCCTTGATTGTAACTAGGAGTTACGATACTCAAACGAGGCCACTCAGAGCCATTCGGCATCTTTTCAGGTAATAGCTTACTCTGTTTTGTCCAAGGCCATCCTATCTTGCCGGGTGGTGGTGGAGGTAAGTCTTGGAGGGTAAAGGCCGTCGTCATGGTTGTGCCGGTGCCTGAAGAATCTGGTTAAAGGTGGTTTTCGCTATGCTAACGCCGACAATGCGATCACACAACTCTCCCACAGGATACAATCCTCATTATCCCGTTGAGGCGATCGGCTTTACGGGTAGCGTAGGCCATCGCAGTTACAATAAGTGAGCTGAGATTAAGCATTAACAGACTCTTGGCATTAATCCTATCCATTACCTGAGTTCAAACTACAGGTGTTTGCCTCTCAGGAGTACTTTTTGAAAATACAGTCAATGAATAGCTTGAGAATTTTGCTCATCTCTTCAGTAGTACCACGAGATACCACAGGCGGTGAGTTGGTTCTATACAGGCATTTTTCTCAGTTTCCCGGATTGAACCTTGCAATTGCAACCGATCAAGGCCAAGGTTTACTAGCTGCCGATATCATCAATGTTCGCGCAAACCGACTATTAACTCGACTAGCAAAAACACGCTTTTCTAAGTGGTTTCATGATGTATTTCAGTGCTTCAATACTTTTCATGATGCTCAAGAAATTCGGAACTATATCAAAGATAAAAAGCCAGATATAATTCTTACCGTCGCTCACAACGAATTTTGCTGGCTAGCGCAACAGATGGCAGAAGAATTTAATATTCCCCTGGTAACCTTCTTTCATGATTGGTGGCCTGACATGGCTTATGTGCATTCCTTTGCACGAGGATTTATAACCAGGCGCTTCAAGCGACTTTATCAGCAAAGCCAACTGGCATTATGTGTCGATGAAGAAATCAGGCAAGCCCTAGGGAAACACCCCAACGCCCAAATTTTGTATCCTATTCCCCATCCATTTGTAAAAGAAGAATCTCCAGCTACAGGGGTTGGAGGAGATTCATTCACCCTAATTTATGCAGGAACTCTTTCTGGTATTTACGGGCCTATGATGCAAGATTTATGTGCATTTATTCAGAATTACCCTAAACTAAACTTAAAACTATTTGGCCCTCCCCTTGATTGGCCAGATTTTATGGTGCAGCAGGTCAAATCCGCTCAAATTTATGGTGGTTTTATCTCCAATTTAAGAGATGAACTCAAGAAGGCCAATGCTTTACTGGTTGCGATGTCTTTCAACCCGCGAGATCAGATGCGAATGCAAACCAGCTTCCCTTCTAAAATCGTAGACTATTGCCAGTTTGGAAAACCGATTATCATTTGGGGGCCAGACTATAGTTCGGCTGTTCACTGGGGACGTAAACATCAGTCAGCGTTAGTGGTAACCTCTCCTGTCGCCCAGGATTTAGTGAATGCCATTCAAAAATTAGCTAATCAGACCCAAGAACAAAAACGCTTGGGAAATAAGGCTTTACAAATGGCTCAAAAAATGTTTGAGCCAGAGAAAATTCAACAGCAGTTTGTGAATAGTATCTATCAAATTGCTGGTTTAAAATTTAATGATGACACTTATCAATAGGGGTATTGACACCATATGGCATCCAAAAAAGTCAATAATTTTATAGACAGTTTATTGTTGTCTATTTTTCAAAAGCTACCAATTCGTTTAATTAATAGATTTCTGTGGTTATTTCATCGAAATCCCACCTTAGGAGATAAGTGGGGTTACTACATCCGGAAATTTCACTACTATGACCCTCTACCCAACTTTTCAGATATTACTAAAGAACAGGTTCTTAAAAGACGAATATCAACCGCTATAGATTGGAATTTAGAGGCTCAAATAAACCTGATTCAAAAGTTGAGTTTATCTAAGCCAGAAATTGACCACATTAAGGATGGAAAAAATTCTAATTTAAAATTTAATTTCTTGAACGACTTCTACTCAGAAGTTGATGCAGCAATCTACTATACCCTGATCAGAGAGATAAAACCGACGAAGATTATAGAGATTGGGTGTGGATATTCCACTCAAATTGCAGCCTTAGCGATCGCTCAAAATCAACAAGAGGGAAAGAGGGGCAAAATCATTTGTATTGAACCTTATCCCGAACCTCAACTCATTGAAGCCAATCTTGATGTTGAGCTGCTGATTGAACGAGTCGAAAATATTGATTTAAAAAATTTTGAGCCATTAAGTGCTAACGACATTCTTTTCATTGATTCGACCCATACCGTAAAATTTGGTAGTGATGTCTGTCGGGAAATTTTGGAAATTTTGCCAGCTCTTGCCAGTGGCGTTTGGATTCACTTTCATGATATATTTTTCCCCTACGATTACCCCCCACAATGGTTGATTGAGAAGCGTTTAGCCTGGAATGAGCAATATATGCTAGAGGCATTTTTGGCTTACAATTCTCGCTTTGAAGTCGTCCTAGCCAATCATTGGCTCTCTGTAGACTACCCGCAGGAAGTTGCTAAGATTTGGCCTGGAGTTGTTAACTGGGAAAAAGACCCTTATCACCATTGTGCAGGTTTA
This Microcoleus sp. AS-A8 DNA region includes the following protein-coding sequences:
- a CDS encoding DUF1802 family protein, with the protein product MESTTIHALKEWAVAVDALEKGNMIMLLRKGGIKEEGNRFSVTHNQILLYPTYEHQQPNLLKPEYAAQVTPVTSGWHPETVQISSWAEMTDILLVSDEKAVVRLLPYHIWNEQFVSDRLRWKPRQSLFILLLRTYRLPQPQSIGYRPEYGGCRSWIDLTEAINLEGIVPVLDDTTYTAQVTQIRKVLTI
- a CDS encoding glycosyltransferase, which codes for MTTAFTLQDLPPPPPGKIGWPWTKQSKLLPEKMPNGSEWPRLSIVTPSYNQGNFLEATIRSVLLQGYPNLEYILIDGGSTDGSVEIIKKYEKYLFYWHSQKDRGQADAINQGLEKSSGEILGWINSDDVYVRETFHKILKAFHHHPDYIVVHGNRILINDLGQVTGWCCLPPFDPKTLVYNVCSETAFWRRSAMAQSGLLNASLQFAIDLEFFGRLYKQGKFLKLNDYLGYFRCHSEHKSFTMTHIGKEEANREWKRLFNSENRNYHLKDNKTILDRLKLSSELIREPVLLGVPYLLHRFSSKK
- a CDS encoding Spy/CpxP family protein refolding chaperone, translated to MWLHRVSVSFVLLLALGSAIALSKPNTAFPHLVGQNLGGQKGGAQGEFRLMEQLNLTSVQKQKLKAIYSQYKDRISQHKQAVRQSTQELRQLMVSTASTDEVRAKYQQVELMRHQLEAASFESMLAMREVLTPTQRTQFAQLMEQQGKLADNRMVLPRGY
- a CDS encoding sulfotransferase, whose amino-acid sequence is MKVKYCIVLGCPRSGTTFLMTALRALANSECISGLLIPVSIPHLVNYSLPDYIYNVLAFELEASFQNYLDSGIPYSRFSGLHQWLKGYMSSQELFQTLQRKRVVERIVYKEPFLSFAPEFTYRALPDCRILHLYRDGRDCADSLVRTYDVLTDEKLMALNTSEMPIGRKYDTRYVPWWVEEGREEEFLGSTPYVRAIWMWKEMVGRCHNFFSQPEVVQTGRVLLVKYEDIMSDSLTCGELIATHFGAKMNRQLEKQIKKAHPQSIGIHKRRAPKEIEEAERIAQAELKLYGYL
- a CDS encoding GAF domain-containing protein, with product MSAEGDESVPYLIQNPENPDQKVHELQFGLNTIGREISNTIILLHKSLSRHHAQLIINDQGVMMKDLGSLNKTYVNEREIDQCQLRNGDLVRCGSVLFKFVHSIEKHQASAPLKDETANLSILRRFSPEQTRVEMQELLQQESSKYQRSVLKLRQEDATQRAVDKLKILLEVSKQLSSPEENERLFEKILDLLFEIMNVDRAVILLVNEETGQLEQKAVKFRIGVPTDDQFYSTTITNFVQQNGDSVLISDARQDQRFSESLSVLNQAIQASMCVPLKPRDTVIGVLYTDNLSMADIYSQEDLEFLTALANQAAIAIENTELNKKMQSEAIVRTKLERFFPQAVSKKLKEEGNLEIVDTEVTALFADISGFTAMSSTMEPRQIIEMLNEYFEVMVEDIVFQYEGTLEKYIGDALLAVWGAPYRQPDDARRAVHAAIAMQKAVLRLHDQWQQRHGIDIQIHIGLNTGKVAAGNIGSQNLIQYATIGDTTNVTSRICSAAQEGEIMISQSTLDQLNDPNVAIEKMPPVWVKGKDHPLQLYRVQWNV
- a CDS encoding glycosyltransferase, whose protein sequence is MNSLRILLISSVVPRDTTGGELVLYRHFSQFPGLNLAIATDQGQGLLAADIINVRANRLLTRLAKTRFSKWFHDVFQCFNTFHDAQEIRNYIKDKKPDIILTVAHNEFCWLAQQMAEEFNIPLVTFFHDWWPDMAYVHSFARGFITRRFKRLYQQSQLALCVDEEIRQALGKHPNAQILYPIPHPFVKEESPATGVGGDSFTLIYAGTLSGIYGPMMQDLCAFIQNYPKLNLKLFGPPLDWPDFMVQQVKSAQIYGGFISNLRDELKKANALLVAMSFNPRDQMRMQTSFPSKIVDYCQFGKPIIIWGPDYSSAVHWGRKHQSALVVTSPVAQDLVNAIQKLANQTQEQKRLGNKALQMAQKMFEPEKIQQQFVNSIYQIAGLKFNDDTYQ
- a CDS encoding serine/threonine protein kinase, coding for MSLCINPSCSNTDNRDTQLFCQTCSSELLLEGRYRVMRQLGSGGFGKTYEVSDRSGPVQVLKVLSNNHPKYVELFQREAQVLARLNHPGIPRVEPNAYFVFLPRNRSEPLHCLVMEKIEGLNLEQYIQQRGSPIDHKLARQWLIQLLTILQEVHSQHFFHRDIKPSNIMLRSDGHLVLIDFGTAREVTETYVTKQATGEVTGVISAGYTPPEQFNGQAVPQSDFFALGRTFIYLLSGKDPSKLYDSYTDELRWRDATSLASPQLADLLDRMMARFPHQRPQTAAEILQQLEQISSDSYIPQNSLPKAIPQIYFQQTLPVQPLAQQTEELRPYRPSSPSAPKSPLTPQPEIPPVPPPTANPSHSSIPTTAPALDPNFIRYCQQELAEYIGPMAAIICRRTLAQNPGLSANQLVEALAKKIPNSKHSQEFQRRLLT
- a CDS encoding alpha/beta fold hydrolase yields the protein MKFVYLHGFASTPESAKALYLREAFAACKISLEVPDLNQGDFSHLTIARQITQVESLFPCDGTPVTLIGSSLGGLTSAWLAEKHSQVQRLVLLAPAFGFLDHWLPQLQAEQLRQWQTSGYLPIYHYGEQRSLPLHYQFIENASQYRETQLSRPVPTLILHGRQDEVIPLAASQAYANVRPWVQLRELDSDHGLRDVMPQIWQAIQVFCKLKIEIE
- a CDS encoding sigma-70 family RNA polymerase sigma factor, coding for MSVIPAEASSNDPTAQEAETDIDLVLQCQQGNQQSFRQLYRRYCARVRSTLYQLCGGEALDDLVQEVFLRAWKGLPQLRQASQFSTWLYRICWNVASDQRRQFAQERSFNSKLKSDRERLSPSDSKHSQAPDLMELHYQDIIQRGLQQLSFEHRAVLVLHDLEDLPQKEVAQILGIAVGTVKSRLFHARTSLRKYIQQQGEML
- a CDS encoding acyltransferase, whose translation is MGTKFDAQKNLKLGKNSVINQNCRLDNRGTITIGDNVSISSEVCILTADHDLQTCDFTGRIRPVTIEDYVFIGTRAMILPGVTLGKGCAVAAGAVVTKSVPPFTIVAGVPAKAIGMRQTNLQYRLSYRRLFY
- a CDS encoding DUF3365 domain-containing protein produces the protein MFKNLKLGTKLNLLLLLIFLGVVGISGLALSKILGDNAKEKVASQAFLLLETMSSVRDYTATQINPELAPRLEKEDWFLPQTVPAYSAREVFEKLRKREQYSNFFYKEATLNPTNQRDKADAFETAVVERFRKQSGIQEVTGFRSLPSGEIFYVARPLVISDQSCLRCHSTPEQAPKSQIATYGRDNGFGWKLNEIIGAKVISVPASAVFNEARHLQVLVIGSLSVFFLLAMIIINLFLKFAVTNPLKRMAHLSKQVSTGDMKGEFEHPAHDEIGILAASLNRMKVSLEMAMNMLNTEIQE